Proteins found in one Neomonachus schauinslandi chromosome 1, ASM220157v2, whole genome shotgun sequence genomic segment:
- the B4GALT4 gene encoding beta-1,4-galactosyltransferase 4: MGFLLTFHLSYKVRLLLLFLLCLTVVGWATSNYFVGVIQDIPKAKDFMAHFNKVLVWGKEETLTKEDSVKEADLEDCPSVSPYLRGQNKLVFKPDLTLEEVVAENPQVHRGRYRPEECKASQRVAILIPHRNREKHLMYLLEHLHPFLQRQQLDYGIYIIHQAGSKKFNRAKLLNVGYLEALKDENWDCFIFHDVDLVPENDLNLYKCEEQPKHLVVGRNSTGYRLRYNGYFGGVTALSREQFFKVNGFSNNYWGWGGEDDDLRLRVELHRMKIIRPMPEVGKYTMIFHTRDRGNEVNIERMKLLHQVSRVWRTDGLTSCIYKLLSVGYNPLYTNITVDFWSGA; this comes from the exons ATGGGCTTCCTACTGACTTTCCACCTTTCCTACAAAGTCCGGTTactgttgctttttctcttatgCCTGACAGTTGTTGGGTGGGCCACCAGTAACTACTTTGTGGGGGTTATTCAAGACATTCCTAAAGCAAAGGACTTCATGGCTCATTTCAACAAGGTTCTGgtttgggggaaggaagaaacTCTGACGAAGGAAGACTCCGTGAAAGAAGCAGACCTGGAAGACTGCCCTTCTGTGTCTCCGTACCTCA GGGGCCAGAACAAGCTTGTTTTCAAACCAGATCTCACTCTGGAAGAAGTGGTGGCAGAAAATCCCCAAGTGCACAGAGGCCGGTATCGCCCTGAGGAATGTAAGGCTTCGCAGCGGGTCGCCATCCTCATTCCTCACCGGAACAGAGAGAAACACTTGATGTACCTTCTAGAACACCTTCACCCCTTCTTGCAGAGGCAGCAGCTGGACTATGGCATCTACATCATCCACCAG GCTGGAAGCAAAAAGTTTAATCGAGCCAAGCTCTTGAATGTGGGCTATCTGGAAGCTCTCAAGGATGAAAATTGGGACTGCTTTATATTCCACGATGTGGACCTGGTGCCCGAGAACGACTTGAACCTCTATAAGTGTGAGGAGCAGCCCAAGCATCTGGTGGTCGGCAGGAACAGCACGGGGTACAG GTTACGTTACAACGGATATTTTGGGGGTGTCACTGCCCTCAGCAGAGAGCAATTTTTCAAGGTGAATGGATTCTCTAACAACTACTGGGGATGGGGAGGCGAAGACGATGACCTCAGACTCAG GGTTGAGCTTCATAGAATGAAAATAATCCGGCCAATGCCTGAAGTGGGTAAATATACAATGATCTTCCATACTAGAGACAGAGGCAATGAGGTGAATATAGAACG gATGAAGCTCTTACATCAGGTGTCACGAGTCTGGAGAACAGATGGGTTGACCAGTTGTATTTACAAATTACTCTCTGTGGGTTATAATCCTTTGTATACCAACATCACAGTGGATTTCTGGTCTGGTGCATGA